In Thermospira aquatica, the following proteins share a genomic window:
- a CDS encoding TIM barrel protein: MQFIEVYVVPDTGEETAEFWATLGRDLGIPFFVHAPHYSHGLCLACAQREESNRKLIEESLRFADRLGAQKVVIHPGVNGMIEETARQIALLFDERLVLENKPRHGHGENLMCNGALPEEIDFVMRETGVGFCLDIGHAITAANGFGVSRWDFLRRFFALKPSLLHITDGHWDSFLDEHLHFGEGDFPLEEIVGEIIRVGLGDVFVTNEAYKKSSEELDDFRQDMEYLERLYTKVYRTCEESR; this comes from the coding sequence ATGCAGTTTATAGAGGTGTATGTGGTGCCAGATACAGGAGAGGAGACGGCTGAATTCTGGGCGACGTTAGGGCGCGATCTTGGCATCCCATTTTTTGTTCATGCGCCTCACTATAGCCATGGTCTTTGTCTTGCCTGTGCCCAGCGAGAGGAAAGTAATAGAAAGCTTATTGAAGAAAGTTTGCGTTTTGCTGACAGACTAGGGGCGCAAAAGGTGGTGATTCATCCCGGGGTGAATGGGATGATAGAGGAGACAGCGCGTCAGATTGCGCTTTTGTTTGATGAGAGGCTTGTCCTTGAAAATAAACCCCGCCATGGTCATGGGGAAAATCTTATGTGTAATGGAGCGCTTCCCGAAGAGATTGATTTTGTGATGAGGGAAACCGGCGTGGGGTTTTGTCTGGATATAGGGCATGCTATTACCGCCGCCAATGGTTTTGGAGTGTCTCGTTGGGATTTTTTGAGGCGTTTTTTTGCTTTAAAACCGTCCCTTTTACACATTACGGATGGACATTGGGATTCTTTTCTGGATGAGCATCTGCATTTTGGTGAGGGGGATTTTCCTCTTGAAGAGATAGTGGGTGAGATCATAAGGGTTGGCCTGGGAGATGTTTTTGTCACCAATGAGGCTTACAAAAAGTCTTCTGAAGAGCTTGATGATTTTCGGCAGGATATGGAGTATCTGGAAAGACTCTATACTAAGGTATACCGTACTTGCGAAGAATCTCGTTAA
- the thiE gene encoding thiamine phosphate synthase encodes MKHLPAGLYGIVTEKLCKGRSVIEVAEAMIAGGVRIIQYREKEDKPKNIQYQECLTLRKMTKEAGVLFLINDFIDLALACEADGVHIGQEDLPPAVVRKLVGPSKIIGLSTHSPEQAQRAQQEGIVDYIGVGPLFPTQTKVHPEGPVGLAYLDYVTKHITLPFVAIGGIKEHNLEEVLKHSAKTVCLVTEITEADNIFEKLRALNEILRKYGIP; translated from the coding sequence ATGAAACATCTCCCTGCAGGTCTTTACGGCATCGTTACCGAAAAACTCTGCAAAGGAAGAAGCGTGATAGAGGTCGCAGAGGCAATGATCGCTGGTGGCGTCCGTATTATCCAATACCGAGAAAAAGAGGACAAACCTAAAAACATCCAGTACCAAGAATGTCTCACCCTCCGCAAGATGACAAAAGAAGCAGGTGTTCTTTTTCTCATCAACGATTTCATTGATCTTGCCCTTGCCTGTGAGGCTGACGGTGTGCATATCGGACAGGAAGATCTGCCCCCGGCGGTTGTCCGAAAGCTTGTCGGTCCCTCGAAAATCATAGGACTCTCTACCCACTCTCCCGAACAGGCCCAGCGTGCCCAGCAAGAAGGGATCGTGGACTATATCGGCGTAGGACCACTCTTCCCCACCCAAACCAAAGTCCACCCCGAAGGACCAGTGGGACTTGCCTATCTCGATTATGTGACCAAACACATTACCCTTCCCTTCGTTGCCATAGGAGGCATCAAAGAACACAATCTCGAAGAGGTCTTAAAACACAGCGCAAAGACCGTCTGTCTTGTGACAGAAATCACCGAAGCAGACAATATTTTTGAAAAACTTCGTGCTCTTAACGAGATTCTTCGCAAGTACGGTATACCTTAG
- a CDS encoding STAS domain-containing protein, translating to MQIGVEQKGKAMIIRVWGDLDLYHAGELRKTLDNIFNNGIYHLIFNIEKMPYIDSSGIGVLVYAKTTVTKKGGKMSLVNPQETILKVLDISRLRAFFEVYSSEDEALQKCS from the coding sequence ATGCAAATTGGCGTCGAACAAAAAGGAAAAGCCATGATTATCCGCGTATGGGGAGACCTCGACCTCTACCATGCCGGCGAACTCCGCAAAACACTTGATAACATCTTCAACAATGGAATATATCATCTTATTTTTAATATCGAAAAAATGCCTTACATAGACAGTTCCGGAATAGGTGTCTTAGTCTATGCCAAAACAACCGTCACCAAAAAAGGGGGTAAAATGAGCCTGGTTAACCCCCAAGAAACCATTCTCAAGGTACTCGACATTAGTAGACTGCGTGCTTTCTTTGAAGTCTATTCTTCGGAGGATGAGGCTCTCCAAAAATGCTCTTAA
- a CDS encoding acyl-CoA dehydratase activase, translating to MKNERSLGICLGASTISVVELDVTHEPRLIRFERLPHEGDPKAKLQEILKYFSLDHTYVALTGRKFRRITRLPSITEPEATEIAYRYLRKKLGGKHYDAIISAGGETFMVYGLDQKGRISSISSGNKCASGTGEFFLQQIRRMNLTVEDAIKYARESKHPHNLSSRCSVFAKSDCTHALNIGVPIPDVAAGLSRMMAKKIEELLVKINANKAIIVGGTAKNEVMIEVLREGYEDIYVPEEAPYFEAYGTALWAWENKAVFNEGVDRVFKDHHSSFTFLSPLSEYQSMVEFKTMERGNPKDGDECILGLDVGSTTTKAVLLRTSDDKILASVYLRTNGNPIEASRNCYRGLLEQLGGKKLNIIGLGVTGSGRHIAGLHAETDGIINEIIAHARAAAHFDPEVDTIFEIGGQDAKYTYLVNGVASDYAMNEACSAGTGSFLEESAYESMGVRTEEIADIALRSKRPPNFSDQCAAFISSDIKIATQEGIAKEDIIAGLVYSICMNYVNRVKGARQVGNKIFMQGGVCYNRAVPLAMASLTGKKIIVPPEPGLMGAYGVALEVKEMLALGFLEKGSYDLADLGSREIEYGKTFICAGKPENCDRKCEIAIIKVKGKQFPFGGACNKYYNQIHHIHVDTRSYDYVLKRRQLLFETFCEPKELPENAPVVGINKSFHTHTLYPFYYNFFTELGCKVVLPEEVRQSGIDKGMTSFCLSGQIALGMFEDLLEKKPDYIFLPQIMEMHVTEQPEYRKEYQTVCMFVQGEPYYQKATFLKDHPNPPKLLSPVLNFMKGFHTEEEQFVKLAEEMGFSAAEGVRAHRIAYKKQKAFFQAMKEEGRKVLKELEKDPNKIAIVLFGHPYNAFAEEANKGIPFKFASRGIYILPYDFLEYEQEENYRNTYWEMGQRIIRAARIVKNHPQLFGVYFTNFLCAIDSMMVTHFRDLMGTKPSLTLEVDTHTADAGVNTRVEAFLDVVRNYIKLRDKILDAEPPFRRAEVRINEWGHVEYVDSTGQVFPYRDASIKAVVPSMGENFAAGAAAALRRVGWKAEPLTVCDREALNLGRSVTTSKECLPIINILGEVLKYLKYRENPEERLVVFIVEAGGCCRVGQYKTLLERMIDKLQLRNVAVLGLSNDNGYAGLGIPFRLNIAKAVYLMDVMDDIKAAIKAMAVDKEKALQIYQEEMEKLIKVLDGTNRKPFYSQVKESAKRLSEIKLVRPISEAKYIGVVGEIFVRRDHFSLMGIPDKLAEHGFVMLDAPVTEWVRYTDFLRDINMFELKTNLVGRIEAAISDFIQDYHEKKLKKIFAKTGLYEYELINIREYMKRSKHFFRWELTGEPGLSSGAALAKLVDKYCGVINVGPFGCMNSRMTEAVATREMTVEGKREAEWQAGNKQDYEDLAEFMDRLPFLSIELDGNPFSQIIEARFETFLLQAERLYQWMQEKKKQRPQNKKM from the coding sequence ATGAAAAATGAACGTTCACTTGGTATTTGTCTTGGAGCCTCTACCATCAGTGTTGTTGAGCTGGATGTAACTCACGAGCCAAGACTTATTCGATTCGAGCGGTTACCACACGAAGGTGATCCTAAGGCGAAACTTCAGGAAATATTGAAGTATTTCTCCCTGGATCATACCTATGTAGCTCTTACAGGACGTAAGTTCCGGCGGATTACACGTCTTCCCTCTATTACGGAACCTGAAGCCACAGAGATTGCCTACCGTTATCTGCGTAAAAAGCTGGGAGGTAAGCATTATGATGCGATTATCTCGGCTGGTGGAGAGACCTTCATGGTGTATGGTCTGGATCAGAAGGGGAGAATTTCCAGCATCAGTTCAGGGAACAAGTGTGCTTCTGGTACAGGGGAGTTTTTTCTCCAGCAAATTCGGCGTATGAATCTCACGGTGGAAGATGCTATTAAGTATGCCCGTGAGTCAAAGCATCCCCACAACCTCTCCAGTCGTTGTTCGGTGTTTGCCAAGTCCGATTGTACGCATGCGTTAAATATTGGGGTGCCTATTCCTGATGTTGCTGCAGGGCTTTCTCGTATGATGGCCAAAAAGATCGAAGAGCTTTTGGTAAAAATCAATGCGAATAAGGCGATTATTGTTGGTGGGACAGCCAAGAATGAGGTAATGATTGAAGTCCTTCGCGAAGGGTATGAGGATATCTATGTACCTGAGGAAGCCCCCTATTTTGAGGCTTATGGAACGGCTCTCTGGGCATGGGAGAATAAAGCAGTCTTTAATGAGGGTGTGGATCGCGTGTTCAAAGATCATCACTCCTCGTTTACTTTTCTTAGCCCACTCTCGGAGTACCAATCAATGGTGGAATTCAAAACCATGGAACGAGGAAATCCAAAGGATGGTGATGAATGTATTCTCGGTCTGGATGTGGGCTCTACGACGACGAAAGCAGTGTTACTTCGTACGAGCGATGATAAGATTCTTGCATCGGTTTATCTCCGTACCAATGGTAACCCCATCGAGGCTTCGAGAAACTGTTACCGTGGTCTTTTAGAACAACTTGGTGGGAAAAAGCTCAATATTATCGGGCTTGGTGTCACAGGGAGTGGACGACATATTGCTGGACTCCATGCTGAAACAGACGGGATTATTAACGAGATTATCGCCCATGCTCGAGCGGCGGCTCATTTTGATCCCGAGGTGGATACGATATTTGAGATTGGTGGTCAGGACGCAAAATACACCTATCTTGTGAATGGAGTTGCCTCAGATTACGCGATGAATGAAGCCTGTTCAGCCGGAACAGGGAGTTTTCTTGAAGAGTCTGCCTATGAGTCTATGGGTGTAAGGACAGAGGAGATAGCTGATATAGCTTTGCGTTCCAAACGCCCACCCAACTTTTCTGATCAATGTGCGGCTTTTATCTCCTCTGATATTAAAATTGCTACGCAAGAGGGTATTGCAAAAGAGGATATTATTGCAGGGCTAGTGTACTCTATCTGTATGAATTATGTCAATCGTGTGAAAGGTGCCCGGCAAGTAGGCAACAAGATCTTCATGCAGGGAGGGGTTTGTTACAACCGTGCTGTGCCTCTCGCTATGGCAAGCCTCACAGGCAAGAAGATCATTGTTCCTCCTGAACCAGGTCTTATGGGGGCCTATGGTGTGGCCCTCGAGGTAAAAGAGATGCTTGCCCTCGGTTTTCTTGAAAAAGGATCGTATGATCTTGCAGATCTTGGAAGTCGTGAGATCGAGTATGGCAAGACCTTTATCTGTGCTGGTAAACCCGAAAACTGTGATCGTAAGTGCGAGATCGCTATTATCAAGGTGAAGGGAAAGCAATTCCCGTTTGGTGGAGCGTGTAACAAGTACTACAATCAGATTCACCATATTCATGTGGATACTAGGTCTTACGATTATGTGCTCAAGAGAAGACAACTCCTTTTTGAGACCTTTTGTGAACCGAAAGAGTTGCCTGAAAACGCTCCTGTGGTAGGGATAAACAAATCTTTTCACACCCATACCCTTTATCCTTTCTACTACAACTTCTTTACTGAATTGGGGTGCAAGGTGGTGTTGCCGGAGGAGGTTCGTCAGAGTGGTATTGATAAAGGAATGACGAGCTTTTGTCTTTCCGGTCAGATTGCACTGGGGATGTTTGAGGATCTCCTCGAGAAAAAGCCGGATTACATCTTTCTTCCGCAGATTATGGAAATGCATGTCACGGAACAGCCTGAGTATCGCAAAGAATACCAGACGGTCTGTATGTTTGTACAAGGAGAGCCATACTACCAAAAGGCAACATTTCTCAAGGATCATCCCAATCCACCGAAGCTTCTCTCTCCTGTGCTGAATTTCATGAAAGGTTTCCATACGGAGGAGGAACAGTTTGTAAAGCTTGCTGAGGAGATGGGATTCTCTGCTGCTGAGGGGGTACGTGCTCACAGGATTGCCTATAAAAAACAAAAGGCGTTTTTCCAGGCTATGAAAGAAGAGGGAAGAAAGGTATTAAAAGAACTTGAAAAAGATCCAAACAAAATAGCCATCGTCCTCTTTGGACATCCTTACAATGCTTTTGCGGAAGAGGCAAACAAGGGAATTCCTTTTAAATTTGCTTCTCGTGGAATTTATATTCTTCCCTATGACTTTTTGGAATATGAACAGGAAGAAAATTACCGTAATACCTATTGGGAGATGGGGCAAAGGATCATTCGTGCTGCCAGGATTGTCAAGAATCATCCTCAGCTTTTCGGTGTGTATTTTACCAACTTCCTTTGTGCTATTGATTCGATGATGGTGACCCATTTCCGCGATCTCATGGGGACAAAGCCCTCACTAACCCTTGAGGTTGACACCCATACGGCTGATGCAGGGGTAAACACGCGAGTAGAGGCGTTTCTCGATGTCGTAAGGAACTATATAAAATTGAGAGACAAAATTCTGGATGCCGAACCTCCCTTCCGTCGAGCTGAGGTCAGGATCAATGAGTGGGGGCATGTGGAGTATGTTGATTCAACGGGTCAGGTATTCCCTTACAGAGATGCCTCCATCAAGGCGGTGGTGCCCTCCATGGGAGAAAACTTTGCTGCCGGTGCGGCTGCTGCTCTTCGTCGAGTAGGGTGGAAGGCAGAACCTCTCACTGTTTGTGATCGTGAGGCGTTGAATCTTGGTCGTTCAGTGACGACGAGTAAAGAGTGTTTGCCGATTATTAATATTCTTGGAGAGGTGTTGAAGTACCTGAAATATCGAGAGAATCCTGAAGAAAGGCTCGTCGTGTTTATTGTTGAGGCTGGAGGGTGTTGTCGGGTGGGACAGTACAAGACACTCCTTGAACGGATGATAGACAAGCTCCAGTTACGCAATGTGGCTGTTCTCGGTCTCAGTAACGATAATGGGTATGCGGGGCTTGGTATTCCTTTCCGGTTGAATATTGCCAAGGCAGTGTATTTGATGGATGTGATGGATGATATCAAGGCAGCCATTAAAGCCATGGCTGTGGATAAAGAAAAGGCCCTCCAGATCTATCAGGAAGAAATGGAGAAGCTTATTAAGGTACTTGATGGGACCAACCGAAAGCCTTTTTATAGTCAGGTAAAAGAGAGTGCCAAAAGACTCTCAGAGATCAAGCTGGTAAGGCCTATTTCTGAGGCAAAATATATTGGTGTTGTGGGAGAGATCTTTGTGAGAAGAGATCACTTTTCCCTCATGGGGATTCCAGATAAACTGGCCGAACATGGTTTTGTGATGCTGGATGCGCCGGTAACAGAGTGGGTGAGGTACACTGATTTTCTCCGTGATATTAACATGTTTGAACTCAAAACAAACCTGGTTGGTCGTATTGAGGCGGCAATCAGTGATTTTATTCAGGACTATCACGAGAAAAAGCTTAAAAAGATTTTTGCTAAAACGGGTCTCTATGAGTATGAGCTTATAAACATTCGTGAGTATATGAAACGCTCAAAACACTTCTTCCGCTGGGAACTTACGGGTGAACCGGGGCTTTCTTCGGGTGCGGCTCTGGCTAAACTTGTTGATAAATACTGTGGGGTGATTAATGTGGGACCTTTTGGTTGTATGAATTCTCGTATGACAGAGGCAGTGGCGACCCGGGAGATGACGGTGGAAGGAAAACGTGAGGCTGAATGGCAAGCAGGGAATAAACAGGATTATGAGGACCTGGCTGAGTTTATGGATAGGTTGCCCTTTCTGAGTATTGAACTTGATGGAAATCCTTTCTCCCAGATTATCGAGGCGCGTTTTGAAACGTTTCTTTTACAGGCAGAGCGACTCTATCAGTGGATGCAGGAAAAGAAAAAACAACGTCCCCAGAACAAAAAAATGTAA
- a CDS encoding ABC transporter substrate-binding protein yields MKEFKWAVLSLIVMGLFLSACGKKTEGDVSLKLKETGDVVLTFAMWGTPEEKLAVYKVLQEFQKKFPNIGLKVIHTDSLSFGDKLQTMYAGGTPPDVHYLHVESFYDYASKGLLYPLDEFVSDPEFQFEDLYPSLVDAFRFGGQLYGIPKDWTTFAIYYNMDMFDKEGVAYPNEKWTWDDLIKAAQKLTKDFNGDGVPDQYGWLNETWANWYYNFILQNGGEIFDAKGNWVLADPKYLNANAEAVQFVADTMNKYKVAPSVTASREIGGDASFVAGQTAMCMYGRWVQLRFKNIDKFKWNLSQLPRKKNKISVVVTVSLSINANTKYPQEAWELVKFLTSYEGQIFTAEAGLAVPARKSLVGSDHYLKPQEVLVNQPHLARNKPEEDPFIAQLPGAKLPPLVPSWIEVRQKLDEQFEDVFFGRKDAKSVILALDSIVKDIMALKSQAAVTGAEE; encoded by the coding sequence ATGAAAGAGTTCAAATGGGCTGTGCTGAGTCTCATTGTCATGGGGCTTTTTCTTTCCGCATGTGGAAAGAAAACCGAAGGAGACGTCAGTTTAAAGCTCAAAGAGACCGGTGATGTTGTGTTGACCTTTGCTATGTGGGGGACTCCGGAGGAAAAACTCGCTGTTTACAAGGTTTTGCAGGAGTTCCAGAAAAAGTTTCCTAACATTGGCTTAAAGGTCATCCACACAGATTCTCTCTCGTTTGGAGATAAGCTTCAGACGATGTATGCGGGCGGTACGCCACCTGATGTGCACTATCTTCATGTAGAGAGTTTCTACGATTATGCAAGTAAGGGATTGCTCTATCCGTTAGATGAGTTTGTTTCAGATCCTGAATTCCAGTTTGAGGATCTCTATCCTTCTCTTGTAGATGCTTTCCGCTTTGGTGGTCAGCTCTACGGTATTCCCAAAGATTGGACGACCTTTGCTATATACTACAATATGGATATGTTCGATAAAGAAGGTGTTGCCTATCCCAATGAGAAGTGGACATGGGATGACCTTATCAAGGCAGCACAGAAGCTCACCAAAGATTTTAATGGTGATGGGGTGCCTGATCAGTATGGGTGGTTAAACGAAACCTGGGCAAACTGGTACTACAATTTTATCCTCCAGAATGGTGGAGAGATCTTTGATGCAAAAGGTAACTGGGTTCTTGCTGATCCAAAGTATCTGAATGCGAATGCTGAAGCTGTTCAGTTTGTTGCTGATACGATGAATAAGTATAAGGTAGCTCCTTCGGTTACCGCATCTCGAGAGATAGGTGGAGATGCAAGCTTTGTGGCTGGTCAGACGGCTATGTGTATGTATGGTCGCTGGGTACAGCTTCGTTTCAAGAATATCGACAAGTTTAAATGGAATCTTTCCCAGCTTCCTCGCAAAAAGAACAAGATCTCTGTGGTTGTGACCGTGTCTCTTTCCATTAACGCAAATACCAAATATCCTCAAGAAGCATGGGAACTGGTGAAGTTCCTCACAAGCTATGAAGGTCAGATCTTTACAGCTGAAGCAGGACTTGCCGTACCTGCTCGCAAGTCTCTTGTAGGTTCAGATCATTATCTCAAACCTCAAGAAGTTCTTGTGAATCAGCCCCATCTTGCTCGTAACAAGCCAGAAGAAGATCCTTTCATTGCTCAGCTTCCTGGTGCAAAACTTCCTCCTCTTGTTCCAAGCTGGATCGAAGTACGCCAGAAGCTTGATGAGCAGTTTGAAGATGTCTTCTTTGGCCGAAAAGACGCGAAGTCTGTGATTCTAGCACTCGACTCTATTGTGAAAGACATCATGGCTCTGAAGAGTCAGGCTGCTGTGACTGGTGCCGAAGAATAA
- the uvrA gene encoding excinuclease ABC subunit UvrA, translating to MLDKIIVKGAQEHNLKNIDVEIPRDKLVVITGVSGSGKSSLAFDTIYAEGERRYLESLSTYARQFLGEMKKPKVESIEGLSPAISIQQQSVHANPRSIVGTVTEIYDYFRLLWGTIGTPTCPECGKELTATTVDEIVNGILGMPEGEKIMILSPVVQGKKGTHQELFEELKSEGFVRVRVNGEVKMLDEPIDLDKNRKHNIDIVIDRAIVSSEKRTRIADSVELALKKSGGLVIILSVESGNEKLFSENFYCPVHQVSFGKIEPRMFSFNAPYGACPECSGLGEKMEFDPELLVISTRSLADGAIKTHPPTQQTWWSMWEALAQKYHFDLYTPFQELPEHVRQIILYGDEGEVEFHYRSSRMDVRSTSVYEGVIPNLKRRYFETTSPEMREWFESYMKSIPCPLCGGKRLRKESLAVKVAGHSIMDVTEMTIAKAWEFFQRLPEKLTPHQLMIVERVLKEIDKRLSFLVDVGVDYLSLDRKVSTLSGGEFQRTRLATQIGSGLMGVLYVLDEPTIGLHSRDTDKLIRTLEKLRDTGNTVIVVEHDEEMIARADWVIDIGPGAGIYGGEVIAEGAPAHIRRHPTSLTGQYLSGRKCVPVREKPREGNGNFITVKGAREHNLKNITVSFPLGKFVVVTGVSGSGKSTLVNDILFKALDKKLNGSREEPGDHDEVIGLAHIDKVIDIDQSPIGRTPRSNPATYTGVFTLIRDLFAALPESRMRGYAPGRFSFNVKGGRCEACQGDGVKRIEMHFLPDVYVPCEVCQGKRYNRETLQVLYKGKSIADVLDMTVDEAFEFFEAIPPLKRKLGILRDVGLGYIHLGQPATTLSGGEAQRIKLSKELSRVSTGRTLYILDEPTVGLHFDDVRKLLEVLQTLVDRGNTVVVIEHNMDVIKVADWIIDLGPEGGSGGGEVVFEGTPEEIQMCSASYTGRYLKKYLEDMKRCVDGE from the coding sequence ATGCTGGACAAAATTATCGTAAAAGGGGCGCAGGAGCACAATCTTAAGAATATTGATGTGGAGATTCCTCGTGATAAACTTGTTGTGATTACCGGTGTTTCGGGAAGTGGAAAGTCTTCTCTTGCTTTTGATACGATTTATGCCGAGGGGGAAAGGAGATATCTTGAATCTCTCTCGACCTATGCCAGACAATTCTTAGGCGAAATGAAAAAACCAAAAGTGGAATCCATAGAAGGACTTTCTCCCGCGATTTCTATCCAGCAACAGTCAGTGCATGCGAACCCGCGTTCGATCGTGGGGACAGTGACCGAAATTTATGATTATTTTCGTCTGTTATGGGGGACAATAGGAACACCAACCTGTCCCGAGTGTGGGAAGGAGCTTACGGCTACCACGGTGGACGAGATTGTCAATGGGATTCTCGGCATGCCTGAAGGGGAAAAAATCATGATCCTCTCGCCTGTAGTTCAGGGCAAGAAGGGAACACATCAGGAGCTTTTTGAGGAGTTGAAATCGGAGGGTTTTGTTCGTGTTCGGGTAAATGGTGAAGTGAAAATGCTCGATGAACCCATAGATTTAGATAAAAACCGTAAGCACAATATTGATATCGTGATAGATAGGGCTATAGTATCTTCTGAAAAGCGAACGAGAATTGCGGATTCCGTTGAGCTTGCCCTGAAAAAAAGTGGGGGGCTTGTTATTATTCTCTCGGTAGAAAGTGGGAACGAAAAACTTTTTTCGGAAAACTTTTATTGTCCTGTCCATCAGGTGAGTTTTGGTAAGATTGAGCCAAGGATGTTCTCGTTTAATGCTCCGTACGGGGCATGTCCTGAGTGTAGCGGGCTGGGTGAAAAAATGGAGTTTGATCCCGAGCTTCTTGTGATCTCGACGAGGTCACTTGCTGATGGGGCGATTAAAACGCATCCTCCCACCCAGCAAACATGGTGGAGTATGTGGGAAGCTCTGGCACAGAAGTATCATTTTGATCTTTATACACCTTTTCAGGAATTGCCGGAACATGTTCGTCAGATTATCCTCTATGGGGATGAAGGGGAGGTGGAGTTTCATTACCGTTCGAGTCGGATGGATGTACGGAGTACTTCGGTTTATGAAGGTGTGATTCCAAACTTGAAGCGGCGCTATTTTGAAACGACCTCTCCCGAAATGCGGGAATGGTTTGAGTCGTATATGAAGTCTATTCCCTGTCCTCTGTGTGGGGGAAAACGGCTGAGAAAAGAGAGTCTTGCTGTCAAGGTGGCGGGTCATAGTATTATGGATGTCACAGAGATGACGATAGCAAAAGCCTGGGAGTTTTTTCAGAGGTTGCCTGAGAAACTTACTCCGCATCAGCTCATGATAGTGGAACGAGTTCTCAAAGAGATTGATAAGCGGCTCTCTTTTCTCGTGGATGTGGGGGTGGATTATCTTTCGCTTGATAGAAAGGTGAGTACCCTTTCAGGGGGTGAGTTTCAGCGTACCAGGCTTGCTACCCAGATTGGATCGGGACTCATGGGGGTGTTGTATGTTCTTGATGAGCCTACGATAGGGCTCCACTCACGGGATACTGATAAACTTATCCGCACGCTGGAAAAGTTGCGGGATACAGGAAATACCGTTATCGTGGTTGAACATGATGAAGAGATGATTGCACGAGCTGATTGGGTGATAGATATCGGACCAGGAGCGGGTATCTATGGAGGAGAAGTGATAGCCGAAGGTGCGCCGGCTCATATTCGTCGTCATCCAACCTCGCTTACCGGTCAATACCTTTCCGGACGAAAATGCGTCCCTGTGAGAGAAAAACCAAGGGAGGGTAATGGAAACTTTATAACCGTAAAAGGGGCCAGGGAGCATAATCTCAAAAATATCACCGTTTCCTTTCCTCTTGGCAAGTTTGTTGTGGTGACAGGGGTGAGTGGATCTGGAAAGTCCACCCTGGTGAACGATATTCTTTTTAAAGCGCTTGACAAGAAATTAAATGGAAGTCGGGAGGAACCGGGGGATCATGATGAGGTGATAGGACTTGCGCATATTGACAAGGTGATTGATATTGATCAGAGTCCTATTGGACGTACACCAAGAAGTAATCCAGCAACCTATACGGGGGTTTTTACCCTTATACGGGATTTGTTTGCTGCGCTTCCTGAATCCAGGATGCGAGGGTATGCCCCGGGGAGGTTTAGTTTTAATGTTAAAGGGGGACGATGTGAGGCCTGTCAGGGCGATGGGGTAAAAAGGATTGAAATGCACTTTTTGCCGGATGTGTATGTCCCCTGTGAGGTGTGTCAGGGGAAACGTTACAACCGGGAGACGCTTCAGGTGTTGTACAAAGGCAAAAGTATTGCCGATGTGCTGGATATGACGGTGGATGAAGCTTTTGAATTCTTTGAGGCTATTCCTCCTCTTAAGCGTAAACTCGGTATTTTGCGGGATGTGGGTTTGGGGTACATCCATCTGGGACAGCCAGCGACTACCCTTTCTGGTGGTGAAGCGCAGCGTATTAAGCTTTCCAAGGAGCTTTCCAGGGTCAGTACAGGGAGAACACTCTATATTCTCGATGAGCCCACGGTAGGGCTTCATTTTGATGATGTGAGAAAACTTCTCGAGGTTCTTCAGACCCTCGTTGATAGGGGAAATACCGTCGTAGTAATAGAGCACAACATGGATGTGATCAAGGTAGCAGATTGGATTATCGATCTTGGACCAGAAGGGGGAAGTGGGGGAGGAGAGGTGGTATTTGAGGGAACGCCTGAGGAGATCCAGATGTGTTCAGCGAGTTACACGGGTAGATATTTAAAAAAGTATCTTGAGGATATGAAGCGATGCGTCGATGGGGAATAA